The genomic stretch GTAACAAATGACATCGCTGTCATTTTCATTTGTTTACATTACTCAAGGTATTACATTGAAAGCATCGCGTTTAAAACTGGGTTTTACACTCATAGAAATGATGATAGTGGTCAGTATTATTGGCATTTTAAGTGCGATTGCACTGCCTGCTTATTCCGATCATGTAAAAAAAGCCCGCCGAGCGGATGCTCAGCAAATGTTACTGCAAAATGCGGCGTTATTAGAGCGTCAATATTCTCGCCAAGGGCAGTATCCAGCTGCATTTAATGTCACGGCGTTAGAGTTTTATCGATTTAGTTACAGTAAAGGGTCAAATAGTGCCTTTACACTTACTGCAGCCCCGACTGGCGACCAAAGTTCGGATAGCTGTGGGACTCTGACGATTAACCATCAAGGAGTCAAAACACCTAATACATCAGGGTGTTGGAAATGATTCAGCGTAATCAGGGGTTTACGTTACTTGAGTTAATGGTGGTGGTCAGTATTATCGCTATTTTAGCATTGGTTGCCTTGCCTAATTTCTATCAACAGATAAAGCAAGACCGTTTAGTGACCAATGCCAACCAGCTACACAGCGTTTACAAATACGCACGTGCTGAGGCTGTTAAGCGTGAAAAACCTATTTTACTCAAAGTTGAATCAGGTAAATGGCAAGTGAAAACGACTATCGCGCCGATTGAAGTGCTCGCTGAATTCAACTCTACCCATAGTAGTGTGTCAGTGACTGGATTAGAAGATTTAACCATCAGCCAATACGGCAGTACCCTTGCGAAACAATTTACAGTCAGAGATGGTGATTCAACCACACAAGATTATTTACTCTGCACTTATGTCAGTGGTCAAAGTATGCTCAGTAAGGATGCCGCATGCCCTTAAAAATAAACAAAACACAACAAGGCTTTAGTTTGCTAGAAGTTGTAATCGCTATGTTGGTGGCGAGTATTGCATTACTAGGACTGGCCTCCGGTCAGGCAAAGTCATTGCAATTTGCATCGAATAGCCTCGATTATACAGTTTCAATTATACAAGCAAATA from Pseudoalteromonas ulvae UL12 encodes the following:
- a CDS encoding pilus assembly FimT family protein; this encodes MIQRNQGFTLLELMVVVSIIAILALVALPNFYQQIKQDRLVTNANQLHSVYKYARAEAVKREKPILLKVESGKWQVKTTIAPIEVLAEFNSTHSSVSVTGLEDLTISQYGSTLAKQFTVRDGDSTTQDYLLCTYVSGQSMLSKDAACP
- a CDS encoding type IV pilin protein, with protein sequence MTSLSFSFVYITQGITLKASRLKLGFTLIEMMIVVSIIGILSAIALPAYSDHVKKARRADAQQMLLQNAALLERQYSRQGQYPAAFNVTALEFYRFSYSKGSNSAFTLTAAPTGDQSSDSCGTLTINHQGVKTPNTSGCWK